A window of Aeromicrobium sp. A1-2 contains these coding sequences:
- a CDS encoding DUF3068 domain-containing protein: MGKKLGTVALFLGAFLLALAALSKFYMYDQLAVVPYNTETTNTSSTAPGNDAEYLDAAAGLKITTGPLKNTKVLSGNVELSKKASKDLGKDVAVWDYINCTAPVDFNCGSGDTPLSLNVDRVPFDRNTGQTVRWDGSYSETGGEKTEPANFEGLYFKFPFDTQKKTYKFWDDTLLTSTDAKFVGEGKVEGLKVYKFEQTIAPISTGTIDVPGDLVGSDESTVTADQIYSSTSYYSVEPVTGVIIVGRTSQDSYLEVDGVRKVTTTKADLQYSDATIKDTADEYKSKATLLTTVKTTVPLGGALIGILLIAAGLWTRRGGDTSGSRKADKDELIGSH, encoded by the coding sequence GTGGGAAAGAAATTGGGGACAGTCGCGCTGTTCCTGGGCGCATTTTTGCTGGCACTTGCCGCATTGTCCAAGTTTTACATGTACGACCAGCTGGCCGTCGTGCCATACAACACCGAGACGACCAACACGTCGTCGACGGCACCCGGCAACGACGCCGAGTACCTCGATGCCGCGGCCGGGCTCAAGATCACGACAGGACCGCTGAAGAACACCAAGGTGTTGAGCGGCAACGTCGAGCTCAGCAAGAAGGCCAGCAAGGATCTCGGCAAGGACGTCGCGGTGTGGGACTACATCAACTGCACGGCACCGGTCGACTTCAACTGTGGCAGTGGAGACACGCCGTTGAGTCTCAACGTTGATCGGGTCCCGTTCGACCGCAACACCGGCCAGACGGTCAGGTGGGACGGCAGCTACAGCGAGACGGGTGGCGAGAAGACCGAGCCCGCGAATTTCGAGGGGCTGTACTTCAAGTTCCCGTTCGACACCCAGAAGAAGACGTACAAGTTCTGGGACGACACGTTGCTCACGTCGACCGACGCCAAGTTCGTCGGCGAGGGCAAGGTCGAGGGACTCAAGGTGTACAAGTTCGAGCAGACCATCGCACCGATCAGCACCGGCACGATCGACGTGCCGGGCGATCTGGTCGGGTCGGACGAGTCAACCGTGACAGCCGATCAGATCTACTCGAGCACGTCCTACTACAGCGTCGAGCCGGTGACGGGTGTCATCATCGTCGGCCGGACGTCGCAGGACAGCTACCTCGAGGTCGACGGTGTCCGCAAGGTCACGACGACCAAGGCTGATCTGCAGTACTCGGACGCGACGATCAAGGACACCGCGGATGAGTACAAGTCCAAGGCAACGCTGCTGACGACGGTCAAGACGACCGTCCCGCTCGGCGGGGCGCTCATCGGCATCCTGCTGATCGCCGCGGGTCTGTGGACGCGGCGGGGTGGCGACACCTCGGGCAGCCGCAAGGCAGACAAGGACGAACTCATCGGCTCGCACTGA
- a CDS encoding M18 family aminopeptidase, whose translation MTIASAADLCTFVDSSPTPFHACATAAAELDSAGYRRIHESDAWPTRPGRHYVVRGGSLVAWSTESSSAATDPFRVVGGHTDSPNLRLKQHHDLATEGLGVVALEPYGGAWLHSWLDRDLGIAGRLAMRDGSEILVHVDEPVLRVPQLAIHLSDRKPLEVDPQRHLNGIWATSPGRFMEHVAHRAGVDVAAVLGFDLMTHDTQPSALTGARNELVSAPRLDNQATCFAGLRALLAAESVPGIRPVLALFDHEEVGSTSERGAQSDLLLTVLERIVLAAGGTRDDYHRAIAASVCASGDMAHATHPNHPERHEPLHHIAMGGGPVLKVNVNLRYATDAVGAAHFQRACDQAGVPLQRYEHRADLPCGSTIGPLSAARTGMLTVDVGAPQLAMHSAREVMAAADVAPYALALSAFLAPA comes from the coding sequence ATGACCATCGCCTCCGCAGCCGATCTCTGCACCTTCGTCGACAGCTCGCCGACACCGTTCCACGCGTGCGCAACTGCCGCCGCCGAGCTCGACTCCGCCGGCTATCGCCGCATCCACGAGTCCGACGCCTGGCCGACCCGACCGGGACGACACTATGTCGTCCGAGGCGGATCGCTCGTGGCGTGGTCGACCGAGTCGAGCAGTGCAGCTACCGACCCGTTCCGTGTCGTCGGCGGACACACCGACAGCCCCAACCTGCGCCTGAAGCAGCACCACGACCTGGCAACGGAGGGTCTGGGCGTCGTCGCCCTCGAGCCGTACGGGGGAGCCTGGCTGCATTCCTGGCTCGATCGCGACCTGGGCATCGCTGGGCGCCTCGCGATGCGCGACGGCAGCGAGATCCTGGTCCACGTCGACGAGCCCGTGCTGCGGGTGCCGCAGCTCGCGATCCACCTGTCCGACCGCAAGCCGCTGGAGGTCGACCCGCAACGGCACCTCAACGGCATCTGGGCGACGAGCCCCGGCAGGTTCATGGAGCACGTCGCGCACCGAGCCGGAGTGGACGTCGCAGCGGTGCTCGGATTCGACCTGATGACGCACGACACGCAGCCGAGTGCCCTCACCGGCGCCCGCAACGAGCTCGTGTCAGCGCCTCGCCTCGACAACCAGGCCACCTGCTTCGCCGGTCTGCGTGCACTCCTCGCGGCCGAGTCGGTGCCGGGAATCCGTCCGGTGCTCGCGCTGTTCGATCACGAGGAGGTCGGCAGCACCTCGGAGCGCGGTGCTCAGTCCGACCTGCTCCTGACGGTGCTCGAGCGCATCGTGCTGGCCGCCGGCGGAACGCGCGATGACTACCACCGCGCGATCGCGGCATCGGTCTGCGCGTCCGGCGACATGGCGCACGCGACGCACCCCAACCATCCTGAGCGGCACGAGCCTCTGCACCACATCGCGATGGGCGGGGGACCGGTGCTCAAGGTCAACGTCAATCTGCGCTATGCCACCGACGCCGTCGGCGCGGCGCACTTCCAGCGGGCGTGCGACCAGGCAGGTGTCCCGTTGCAGCGCTACGAGCACCGTGCAGATCTGCCGTGCGGCTCGACGATCGGGCCGCTGAGCGCCGCTCGTACCGGCATGTTGACCGTCGACGTCGGCGCTCCGCAGCTCGCGATGCACTCCGCCCGTGAGGTCATGGCGGCGGCCGATGTCGCGCCCTACGCGCTCGCGCTGTCGGCGTTCCTCGCACCCGCCTAG
- the rpsA gene encoding 30S ribosomal protein S1, with the protein MTSSIAHVAPQVAINDIGSEADFLAAIDLTIKYFNDGDIVEGIIVKVDRDEVLLDIGYKTEGVIPSRELSIKHDVDPNEVVSVGDSVEALVLQKEDKEGRLILSKKRAQYERAWGDIEKIKAEDGVVEGTVIEVVKGGLIMDIGLRGFLPASLVEMRRVRDLDPYIGQKIEAKIIELDKNRNNVVLSRRAWLEQTQSAVRQNFLTELQKGQVRKGVISSIVNFGAFVDLGGVDGLVHVSELSWKHIDHPNEVVQVGDEVTVEVLDVDMDRERVSLSLKATQEDPWQHFARTHQIGQIVPGKATKLVPFGAFVRVEEGIEGLVHISELAERHVEIPEQVVQIGDSVMVKIIDIDLERRRISLSLKQANETEAAVSDDFDPTLYGMTSSYDADGNYIYPDGFDPETGEWQEGFDEARATWEKQYAQAHERWEAHKQQIVDAEKSSIEASEAANYSSDTAGSEGGDAPQQEGSLASDEALQALREKLTGGEA; encoded by the coding sequence ATGACAAGCAGCATCGCCCACGTGGCACCCCAGGTAGCGATCAATGACATCGGCTCTGAGGCAGACTTCCTCGCCGCCATTGACCTCACCATCAAGTACTTCAACGACGGCGACATCGTCGAAGGCATCATCGTCAAGGTTGATCGTGACGAGGTCCTCCTCGACATCGGTTACAAGACCGAAGGTGTCATCCCGTCCCGCGAGCTCTCCATCAAGCACGACGTCGACCCCAACGAGGTCGTTTCCGTCGGAGACAGCGTCGAAGCCCTCGTCCTCCAGAAGGAGGACAAGGAAGGTCGGCTCATCCTGTCCAAGAAGCGTGCGCAGTACGAGCGCGCGTGGGGCGACATCGAGAAGATCAAGGCCGAGGACGGAGTCGTCGAGGGCACCGTCATCGAGGTCGTCAAGGGCGGCCTGATCATGGACATCGGTCTGCGCGGCTTCCTGCCGGCGTCGCTGGTCGAGATGCGCCGTGTGCGCGACCTCGACCCGTACATCGGTCAGAAGATCGAGGCCAAGATCATCGAGCTCGACAAGAACCGCAACAACGTGGTCCTGTCGCGCCGTGCCTGGCTCGAGCAGACTCAGTCGGCCGTTCGCCAGAACTTCCTCACCGAGCTCCAGAAGGGGCAGGTCCGCAAGGGCGTCATCTCCTCGATCGTCAACTTCGGTGCGTTCGTGGACCTCGGCGGCGTCGACGGTCTCGTCCACGTGTCCGAGCTGTCGTGGAAGCACATCGACCACCCGAACGAGGTCGTTCAGGTCGGCGACGAGGTCACCGTCGAGGTGCTCGACGTCGACATGGACCGCGAGCGCGTCTCGCTGTCGCTCAAGGCCACGCAGGAAGATCCTTGGCAGCACTTCGCTCGCACCCACCAGATCGGCCAGATCGTGCCGGGCAAGGCGACCAAGCTGGTCCCCTTCGGTGCGTTCGTCCGCGTCGAGGAGGGCATCGAGGGCCTGGTGCACATCTCCGAGCTCGCCGAGCGTCACGTCGAGATCCCCGAGCAGGTCGTCCAGATCGGCGACTCGGTCATGGTCAAGATCATCGACATCGACCTCGAGCGTCGTCGGATCTCGCTGTCGCTCAAGCAGGCCAACGAGACCGAGGCCGCAGTCAGCGATGACTTCGACCCGACGCTCTACGGCATGACGTCGTCCTACGACGCCGATGGCAACTACATCTACCCCGACGGTTTCGATCCCGAGACCGGCGAGTGGCAGGAAGGCTTCGACGAAGCCCGCGCCACCTGGGAGAAGCAGTACGCGCAGGCGCACGAGCGCTGGGAAGCTCACAAGCAGCAGATCGTCGATGCCGAGAAGTCGAGCATCGAGGCTTCTGAGGCCGCGAACTACTCCTCCGACACCGCCGGCAGCGAGGGCGGCGACGCCCCGCAGCAGGAGGGCTCGCTCGCCTCGGACGAGGCGCTGCAGGCGCTTCGCGAGAAGCTCACGGGCGGCGAGGCGTAA
- a CDS encoding phosphatase PAP2 family protein, whose amino-acid sequence MRRSGLEFSSAIAVATVIAALVMAESLGLGFHDPDGSTGPTYIRLPVIVLLALVLDIVPRAAYRARAWRPLGGAVVDVVRERWTPANLRFMLIGLVGWYATYASVRNLKGFVPFANHHLYDADLTRIDRAMFGGHSPAVLLHELLGSDVAAQVLSLFYLAWIAALPASLAIALVWARRDRISSWWVTAVSVDWVIGVALNYALPTLGPVYDRPGDFANLTSTTTSALQQSMWIERLQVLADPANTQTVQNIAAFASLHVAIATTACLVAHRAGLHRAIVWSLRAFLAITMVATVYFGWHYVSDVIVGLLLGFVGAWVGEQFAAPDTERDRSAGAASDAEASQLGSADLAGRGSRQ is encoded by the coding sequence GTGCGTAGATCGGGCCTGGAGTTCAGCTCCGCGATCGCCGTGGCCACCGTGATCGCGGCGCTTGTCATGGCCGAGTCACTCGGTCTGGGCTTCCACGACCCCGACGGATCGACCGGCCCCACGTACATCCGGCTGCCCGTCATCGTGCTGCTCGCGCTGGTCCTGGACATCGTCCCGAGGGCCGCCTACCGCGCTCGGGCATGGCGGCCTCTTGGCGGAGCGGTCGTCGATGTCGTGCGCGAGCGGTGGACTCCGGCCAACCTTCGATTCATGCTGATCGGCCTCGTCGGGTGGTACGCGACGTACGCCTCGGTCCGCAACCTCAAGGGCTTCGTGCCCTTCGCCAATCATCACCTGTACGACGCCGACCTGACCCGGATCGACCGGGCGATGTTCGGCGGCCACTCACCCGCGGTGCTGCTTCACGAGCTGCTCGGCAGCGATGTCGCCGCGCAGGTCCTGTCGCTCTTCTACCTCGCCTGGATCGCTGCGCTGCCGGCTTCTCTGGCGATCGCCCTGGTGTGGGCGCGGCGCGACCGGATCAGCTCGTGGTGGGTGACTGCGGTGTCGGTCGACTGGGTCATCGGTGTCGCGCTCAACTACGCCTTGCCGACCCTCGGCCCGGTCTACGACCGACCGGGCGACTTCGCGAACCTCACGTCCACGACCACCTCGGCCCTCCAGCAGTCGATGTGGATCGAGCGCCTGCAGGTCCTGGCCGATCCGGCCAACACGCAGACCGTGCAGAACATCGCCGCCTTCGCCTCCCTGCACGTCGCGATCGCCACGACGGCGTGCCTGGTCGCCCACCGCGCGGGGCTGCATCGCGCGATCGTGTGGTCCTTGCGCGCCTTCCTCGCGATCACGATGGTCGCGACGGTCTACTTCGGTTGGCACTACGTGTCGGACGTCATCGTCGGGCTGCTGCTCGGCTTCGTCGGTGCGTGGGTGGGGGAGCAGTTTGCGGCGCCGGACACCGAACGGGATCGCTCGGCCGGTGCGGCGTCCGACGCCGAGGCGTCACAGCTCGGTTCGGCGGACCTTGCCGGTCGCGGTTCGCGGCAATGA
- a CDS encoding class I adenylate-forming enzyme family protein, whose amino-acid sequence MLKVLTAADSAIDQAAVAGALSAGGARPGDRVVLSVAGSADYVSAVLGAIRSGVVPVPLDPRLTAYERDVIIADVEPIMVIDGPEALADLLRGDPVDLDPWPRCRPMHFTSGTTGRPKGVWSGLLTESHAESLVREERDLWGFHAGDLNLVVSPIYHSAPLRFAMGTLLAGGSIAALPSFDAGHLVEAIDVLRPTSMFCVPAHLQRLFARLDDEGRTLDTSCLRLVAHAGATCPEPIRLRAHDQFGTDAVWEFYGSTEGQFTACPASEWIAHPGTVGRARPGRVVTADADGQLWCAVPEWARFVYWNAPEKTREVWRETPAGPAFTVGDLGRVADGLVFLDSRREDLIISGGVNVYPAEVEAALEGARGLVDLAVFGRDDPQWGQRVCAAYVGEVDEQVLRDLATERLTPPKRPKTYERLASLPRTATGKVRRTEL is encoded by the coding sequence GTGCTGAAGGTCCTCACCGCGGCAGACAGCGCGATCGACCAGGCAGCTGTCGCCGGCGCCCTTTCCGCGGGTGGCGCACGGCCCGGAGACCGCGTGGTGCTGTCCGTCGCAGGCTCGGCGGACTATGTCAGCGCCGTGCTCGGGGCAATCCGGAGCGGCGTCGTGCCAGTGCCGCTGGATCCGCGACTCACGGCGTACGAGCGGGACGTGATCATCGCGGACGTCGAGCCGATCATGGTCATCGACGGGCCCGAGGCGCTCGCCGACCTGCTGCGCGGAGACCCGGTCGATCTCGACCCCTGGCCCCGGTGCCGCCCGATGCACTTCACCTCCGGCACGACCGGACGACCCAAGGGCGTGTGGTCGGGCCTGCTGACCGAGTCGCACGCGGAGTCACTGGTGCGGGAGGAGCGCGACCTCTGGGGATTCCACGCCGGCGACCTCAACCTGGTCGTGTCTCCGATCTATCACTCCGCGCCTCTGCGGTTCGCAATGGGCACGCTGCTGGCCGGTGGTTCGATCGCGGCGCTGCCGTCATTCGACGCCGGCCATCTCGTCGAGGCGATCGACGTGCTACGTCCCACCTCGATGTTCTGCGTGCCCGCACATCTGCAACGGCTCTTCGCTCGGCTCGATGACGAGGGCCGCACGCTGGACACCTCGTGCTTGCGACTCGTCGCCCACGCCGGGGCGACGTGCCCCGAGCCGATCCGTCTCCGCGCGCATGACCAGTTCGGCACTGATGCGGTCTGGGAGTTCTACGGCTCGACCGAGGGACAGTTCACCGCGTGTCCGGCTTCGGAGTGGATTGCACACCCGGGCACGGTGGGCCGCGCCCGACCCGGCCGCGTCGTCACGGCGGATGCCGACGGGCAGCTGTGGTGCGCCGTCCCGGAGTGGGCCCGATTCGTCTACTGGAACGCCCCCGAAAAGACGCGGGAGGTCTGGCGCGAGACTCCCGCCGGCCCCGCGTTCACGGTCGGCGATCTTGGTCGGGTCGCGGACGGACTGGTCTTCCTGGACTCGCGTCGCGAGGACCTGATCATCAGCGGCGGGGTCAACGTCTACCCGGCCGAGGTCGAGGCCGCTCTCGAAGGGGCCCGGGGACTGGTCGATCTGGCTGTCTTCGGCCGGGACGACCCGCAGTGGGGGCAGCGGGTGTGTGCCGCGTACGTCGGAGAAGTCGACGAGCAGGTCCTGCGCGATCTCGCCACCGAGCGGCTCACCCCGCCCAAACGCCCCAAGACGTACGAGCGGTTGGCGTCATTGCCGCGAACCGCGACCGGCAAGGTCCGCCGAACCGAGCTGTGA
- a CDS encoding SH3 domain-containing protein, producing MAHSRHRQVRKAPRSLRATHAILPVAGLLTVAAAGALVITDQDAQPAAVVSAVAAPKQDLFAASAEELPTEVNRSAERAPLTNEAAAEDKIEGTRFAVVQVEVHAAAKGSSPVLAEVASGKTVDITGKTSGDWSQIIHKGLPRWVPTASLAKEMPLGSSPCASGSGSESGLRPDTVKVHRAVCAKFPSIVRYGGVAGRGEHATGQALDIMVSSDVGNEVAAFLMEHRAELGVEYIIWRQRIWRPATSPNWRGMSDRGGATANHMDHVHVTTYGNAAQ from the coding sequence GTGGCACACAGTCGCCACAGGCAAGTCCGCAAGGCGCCCCGCAGCCTCCGCGCGACGCACGCGATCCTTCCGGTCGCAGGTCTGTTGACCGTCGCCGCAGCCGGCGCCCTGGTCATCACCGACCAGGATGCGCAGCCCGCGGCGGTCGTATCGGCAGTCGCAGCCCCCAAGCAGGATCTGTTCGCAGCCTCCGCCGAGGAGCTGCCCACCGAGGTCAACCGCAGCGCCGAGCGTGCTCCACTGACCAACGAGGCAGCCGCCGAGGACAAGATCGAGGGCACCAGGTTCGCGGTCGTCCAGGTCGAGGTCCACGCGGCAGCCAAGGGATCCTCACCGGTCCTCGCCGAGGTCGCCTCCGGCAAGACTGTCGACATCACCGGCAAGACGTCCGGTGACTGGTCGCAGATCATCCACAAGGGACTCCCTCGCTGGGTCCCGACCGCGAGCCTGGCCAAGGAGATGCCGCTCGGCTCGTCGCCGTGCGCCTCCGGCTCGGGCTCGGAGAGCGGGCTCCGTCCCGACACCGTCAAGGTGCACCGGGCGGTCTGCGCCAAGTTCCCGTCGATCGTCCGTTACGGCGGCGTTGCCGGCCGCGGCGAGCACGCCACGGGTCAGGCGCTCGACATCATGGTCTCGAGCGACGTCGGCAACGAGGTCGCCGCATTCCTGATGGAGCACCGCGCCGAGCTCGGCGTGGAGTACATCATCTGGCGCCAGCGCATCTGGCGCCCGGCCACGTCGCCCAACTGGCGCGGCATGTCCGATCGTGGCGGTGCGACGGCCAATCACATGGACCACGTGCACGTCACGACCTACGGCAACGCCGCTCAGTAG
- the coaE gene encoding dephospho-CoA kinase gives MLRVGLTGGIGSGKSSVSALLAGHGAVVIDYDLLARQAVDIGSPALVEIAARFGDAVIAADGSLDRPALGALVFADPAALSDLNAITHPEIGRLAAAREAGAAADAIVVHDNPLLVEMGAADRCDVVVVVDVPEDVQVQRLVSDRGMSETDARARISAQASRQQRTDVADLMIDNTGPLDELARIVGGIWDELESRAG, from the coding sequence GTGCTGCGCGTCGGACTCACCGGCGGTATCGGCTCGGGCAAGAGCAGCGTCAGTGCCCTGCTGGCTGGCCACGGGGCGGTGGTCATCGACTACGACCTGCTCGCTCGTCAGGCCGTCGACATCGGCAGCCCTGCGCTCGTCGAGATCGCGGCCCGCTTCGGTGACGCCGTGATCGCAGCGGACGGATCGTTGGACCGACCGGCACTCGGAGCTCTGGTGTTCGCGGACCCTGCCGCCCTGAGCGACCTCAACGCGATCACACATCCCGAGATCGGTCGGCTGGCGGCCGCCCGTGAGGCCGGGGCCGCCGCCGACGCGATCGTCGTCCACGACAATCCGCTGCTGGTCGAGATGGGCGCCGCGGACCGCTGTGACGTCGTCGTGGTGGTCGACGTGCCCGAGGACGTCCAGGTGCAGCGCCTCGTCAGCGACCGGGGCATGTCGGAGACGGATGCCCGAGCCCGGATCTCTGCTCAGGCGTCCCGACAGCAACGAACCGATGTCGCCGATCTGATGATCGACAACACCGGTCCGTTGGATGAGCTCGCCCGCATCGTCGGGGGCATCTGGGACGAGCTCGAGTCCCGGGCAGGCTAG
- a CDS encoding RNA polymerase sigma factor RpoD/SigA, whose protein sequence is MVSARNGSTNIEGKDSVGMYLAEIARTPLLDAEREVELSKSVEAGLFARHLLAEGRIGRRKGGAPKSATEEELTWLAEEGDQAVQEFIQANLRLVVSIARKYGRSAMPMLDLVQEGNTGLIRAVEKFDYVKGFKFSTYATWWVRQAITRGIAQQARVVRLPVHVVEELNQVTAARRNLERQLGYDPEPAEIGLELGMDVDRVIDLMAWGRDHVSLDSPVDEDGDTSLGDLIARETLPGPDLAVIDDESRHLISNLVDNLGEREADIVRARYGLLDGRQQKLADIGKRHGISAERVRQLEREALATLRRIADPDLAA, encoded by the coding sequence ATGGTGAGCGCACGAAACGGCAGCACCAACATCGAAGGCAAGGACAGCGTCGGCATGTACTTGGCCGAGATTGCCCGCACTCCCCTGCTCGACGCCGAGCGAGAGGTCGAGCTGAGCAAGTCCGTGGAGGCTGGGCTGTTCGCCCGGCACCTCCTCGCGGAAGGCCGGATCGGCCGTCGCAAGGGCGGAGCGCCGAAGTCGGCCACCGAGGAGGAGCTCACGTGGCTCGCCGAGGAGGGCGACCAGGCGGTCCAGGAGTTCATCCAGGCCAACCTGCGACTCGTGGTCTCGATCGCCCGCAAGTACGGTCGCTCGGCCATGCCGATGCTCGACCTGGTCCAGGAGGGCAACACGGGCCTGATCCGCGCCGTCGAGAAGTTTGACTACGTCAAGGGCTTCAAGTTCTCCACGTACGCCACCTGGTGGGTGCGTCAGGCGATCACCCGCGGCATCGCGCAGCAGGCCAGGGTCGTACGCCTCCCGGTCCACGTCGTCGAGGAGCTCAACCAGGTGACGGCCGCGCGCCGCAATCTGGAGCGGCAGCTGGGTTACGACCCGGAGCCGGCCGAGATCGGCCTGGAGCTCGGGATGGACGTCGACCGGGTCATCGATCTGATGGCGTGGGGACGCGACCACGTCAGTCTCGACTCCCCCGTCGACGAGGACGGCGACACCTCGCTGGGTGACCTGATCGCCCGCGAGACGCTGCCGGGCCCGGACCTCGCAGTGATCGACGACGAGTCACGGCACCTGATCTCGAACCTCGTCGACAACCTCGGTGAGCGCGAGGCCGACATCGTGCGCGCCCGCTACGGGCTGCTCGACGGTCGTCAGCAGAAGCTTGCTGACATCGGCAAGCGGCACGGCATCTCGGCGGAGCGCGTTCGCCAGCTGGAACGCGAGGCGCTGGCCACCCTGCGCCGCATCGCGGATCCGGACCTGGCTGCCTAG